A genomic region of Haliotis asinina isolate JCU_RB_2024 chromosome 1, JCU_Hal_asi_v2, whole genome shotgun sequence contains the following coding sequences:
- the LOC137255203 gene encoding serine/threonine-protein phosphatase 4 catalytic subunit — MSDMSDLDRQIEQLRRCEVIKESEVKALCAKAREILVEESNVQRVDSPVTVCGDIHGQFYDLKELFKVGGDVPDTNYLFMGDFVDRGFYSVETFLLLLALKVRYPDRITLIRGNHESRQITQVYGFYDECLRKYGSITVWRYCTEIFDYLSLSAIIDGKIFCVHGGLSPSIQTLDQIRAIDRKQEVPHDGPMCDLLWSDPEDMQGWGVSPRGAGYLFGSDVVAQFNAANDIDLICRAHQLVMEGYKWHFNETVLTVWSAPNYCYRCGNVAAILELDEHLQRDFTIFEAAPQESRGIPSKKPQPDYFL; from the exons ATGAGTGACATGAGCGACCTTGACAG ACAAATTGAGCAGCTGCGTCGCTGTGAGGTGATCAAGGAGAGTGAGGTGAAGGCTCTGTGTGCCAAAGCCAGGGAAATTCTGGTGGAAGAGAGCAATGTCCAGCGAGTGGACTCCCCTGTCACA GTATGTGGAGACATTCACGGTCAGTTCTATGACCTCAAGGAACTGTTCAAAGTTGGAGGGGATGTTCCCGACACAAACTACCTCTTCATGGGAGACTTCGTAGACCGTGGGTTTTACAGTGTGGAGACATTCTTACTACTGCTAGCTCTTAAG GTACGATATCCAGACAGAATAACCTTGATCAGAGGAAATCACGAGAGTCGGCAGATCACACAGGTGTACGGCTTCTACGATGAGTGTCTCCGCAAATATGGCTCCATCACTGTTTGGAGATACTGCACAGAGATCTTTGACTATCTCAGCTTATCAGCTATTATTGATGGAAAG ataTTCTGCGTCCATGGTGGTCTCTCACCCTCTATTCAGACACTTGACCAGATCCGAGCTATTGACCGGAAACAGGAAGTACCACACGATGGACCAATGTGTGATCTGTTGTGGTCAGATCCTGAAG ACATGCAGGGCTGGGGGGTGAGTCCGCGTGGAGCAGGGTACTTGTTTGGCAGTGACGTAGTTGCACAGTTTAATGCTGCTAACGACATTGACTTGATCTGCCGAGCACATCAGCTGGTGATGGAAGGATACAAGTGGCACTTCAATGAAACAGTATTAACAGTGTGGTCTGCCCCTAACTACTGCTACAG aTGTGGAAACGTAGCTGCTATCCTGGAGTTAGATGAGCACTTGCAGAGGGACTTCACAATCTTTGAGGCAGCACCACAG GAATCACGAGGTATACCATCGAAGAAACCACAACCAGACTACTTCCTTTAA